Part of the Enterobacter pseudoroggenkampii genome, TGCCGCTGATGCTGGTGGCGGGCGATCACGCCATTAACGATATGGCCTCTGATGACGAGGACTCCTGGAAGACGCTGTTTAACGCTGCCGGGGTCCCGGCAACGCCGTGGCTGAGCGGGCTGGGCGAAAACCCGGCGGTGCGCGCGATGTTCGTCGCCCATTTACAGCAGGCGCTGAGCGTGGCGATGGAGGAGGCAGCATGAGCGGCAAACTGTACGCCCTCAGTACCGGGCCGGGCGCGTCTGACCTTATCACCGTGCGCGCCTCACGGATCCTCGGTTCGCTGGATATTCTCTACGCCCCGGCGGGACGAAAAGGGGGCGACAGTCTGGCGCTTTCTATCGTTCGTGAATATGTCGGTGAGCAGACTGAAATCCGCTGCTGCCACTTTCCCATGAGCGCCGACAGCGCTGAAAAGGAGGCGGTGTGGGATGCGGTGGCCGACGCGTTAGTAACGGAGGTGAACGACGGAAAACAGGTTGGCTTTATCACCCTGGGCGACGCCATGCTGTTCAGTACCTGGGTGTTCTTACTTCAGCGCATCGGCAGCCCGGACTGGCTGGAA contains:
- a CDS encoding cobalt-factor II C(20)-methyltransferase; the protein is MSGKLYALSTGPGASDLITVRASRILGSLDILYAPAGRKGGDSLALSIVREYVGEQTEIRCCHFPMSADSAEKEAVWDAVADALVTEVNDGKQVGFITLGDAMLFSTWVFLLQRIGSPDWLEIVPGVTSFAAISARSKTPLAMEQQSLAVIACTAPEAEIAQALQQHDSLVLMKVYGRFARIKALLTQAGLLNCALMMSEATLPGEQCWRHLDEVADDQPLPYFSTILVNKQWEYAQ